The Anopheles coluzzii chromosome 2, AcolN3, whole genome shotgun sequence genome window below encodes:
- the LOC120947360 gene encoding vesicular acetylcholine transporter-like isoform X3 gives MAPLPIINLEPSEVKEIFWTKVKEPQSQRKLILVIVSIALLLDNMLYMVIVPIIPDYLRYIGTWGPEEPYNMSAPTTVFTPHTHSHHGQDSATGILFASKAIVQLMVNPFSGALIDRIGYDLPMMVGLIIMFLSTMVFACGRSYSMLFFARSLQGVGSAFADTSGLAMIADRFTEEAERTKALGIALAFISFGCLVAPPFGGALYQFAGKEVPFVILALISLIDGFMLLLVMKPIKEQLADRQEVRAPSVPIWRLLMDPYIAVCAGALMMSNVALAFLEPTISLWMEDNLTTDNWKIGMVWLPAFFPHVFGVIITVKMAAQYPDKQWLMAAGGLALEGLCCFIIPFSSSYIMLMIPICGICFGIALIDTALLPTLGYLVDIRYVSVYGSIYAIADISYSLAYAVGPIIAGGVVEAIGFTALNFLIAFSNLLYAPVMYYLRNIYDFKHFENEANVLMGDPPTKEYQTYTMHDQQMVGEEYKNHLEYGRQTDDGNYQQETNIDQGYSQNGSYQQQQQQQGGYQNYQPGYQEQGGSVYQQQQQQAPRHLPQQPQPVANPFRHGESSGQQQQQPAQPRISNPFRQGF, from the coding sequence ATGGCACCGCTACCGATTATTAATCTCGAGCCGAGCGAGGTGAAGGAGATCTTCTGGACGAAGGTGAAGGAACCGCAGTCGCAGCGCAAGCTGATTCTCGTCATCGTCTCGatcgcgctgctgctggacaaCATGCTGTACATGGTGATCGTGCCGATCATACCGGACTACCTGCGCTACATCGGCACCTGGGGCCCGGAGGAACCGTACAACATGAGTGCGCCGACCACCGTCTTCACACCGCACACCCATTCGCACCACGGGCAGGATTCGGCCACCGGCATACTGTTCGCCTCGAAAGCGATCGTGCAGCTGATGGTGAACCCGTTCTCCGGTGCGCTGATCGACCGGATCGGCTACGATCTGCCGATGATGGTGGGGCTGATCATCATGTTCCTGTCCACGATGGTGTTTGCGTGCGGGCGCAGCTACAGCATGCTGTTCTTTGCCCGCTCGTTGCAGGGCGTCGGGTCCGCCTTTGCCGACACGTCCGGGCTGGCCATGATTGCCGATCGGTTCACGGAGGAAGCGGAGCGTACGAAGGCGCTCGGCATTGCGCTGGCGTTCATCAGCTTCGGCTGTCTGGTGGCGCCCCCGTTCGGTGGCGCCCTGTACCAGTTCGCGGGCAAGGAGGTGCCGTTCGTCATCCTGGCGCTGATATCGCTGATCGACGGGtttatgctgctgctcgtgATGAAACCGATCAAGGAGCAGCTGGCCGACCGGCAGGAGGTGAGGGCCCCGTCCGTACCGATCTGGCGCCTGCTGATGGACCCGTACATTGCCGTCTGTGCCGGCGCGCTCATGATGTCGAACGTGGCGCTCGCCTTCCTGGAGCCGACGATATCGCTCTGGATGGAGGACAATCTGACGACGGACAACTGGAAGATTGGTATGGTGTGGCTGCCCGCCTTCTTCCCGCACGTGTTCGGCGTGATCATCACGGTCAAGATGGCGGCCCAGTACCCGGACAAGCAGTGGCTGATGGCGGCCGGCGGGCTCGCCCTCGAGGGGCTCTGCTGCTTCATCATCCCGTTCAGCTCGTCCTACATCATGCTGATGATACCGATCTGTGGCATCTGCTTCGGCATTGCGCTGATCGATACGGCGCTGCTGCCAACGCTCGGCTACCTGGTGGACATACGGTACGTGTCGGTGTACGGCAGCATCTACGCGATCGCCGACATCTCGTACTCGCTGGCGTACGCCGTCGGGCCGATCATTGCGGGCGGCGTGGTGGAAGCGATCGGCTTCACCGCACTCAACTTCCTGATCGCGTTCTCGAACCTGCTGTACGCACCGGTGATGTACTACCTGCGCAACATCTACGACTTTAAGCACTTCGAGAACGAGGCGAACGTGCTGATGGGCGATCCACCGACGAAGGAGTACCAGACGTACACGATGCACGATCAGCAGATGGTGGGCGAGGAGTACAAGAACCATCTCGAGTACGGGCGTCAAACGGACGATGGCAACTACCAGCAGGAGACTAACATCGATCAAGGGTACTCGCAGAACGGTAGctatcaacagcagcagcagcagcagggtggATATCAGAACTATCAACCGGGATATCAGGAACAGGGTGGCAGCGtctatcagcagcagcagcaacaagccCCGAGACATCTTCCACAGCAGCCCCAGCCGGTTGCAAATCCCTTCCGACATGGGGAATCGTcaggacagcagcagcagcaaccggcaCAACCAAGGATCTCGAATCCATTCCGGCAGGGCTTCTAA